One genomic window of Quercus lobata isolate SW786 chromosome 9, ValleyOak3.0 Primary Assembly, whole genome shotgun sequence includes the following:
- the LOC115960823 gene encoding 12-oxophytodienoate reductase 2-like, translating into MAAEAPTIPLLTPYKLGKFNLSHRVVLAPMARQRSYGNVPQPHAILYYSQRTSKGGLLIAESTGVSDTANGHPYKPGIWTKEQVEAWKPIVDAVHAKGGVFFCQIWHVGRVSNQGFQPNGQAPISSTDRPLTPQIQANGIDIAEFTPPRRLSIEEIPQIVNDFRLAARNAIEAGFDGVEIHGAHGYLIDQFMKDQVNDRTDQYGGSLENRCRFALEIVEAVSNEIGADKVGIRLSPFADYMESGDSNPEALGLYMAESLNKYEILYCHMVEPRMKTVEEKSECPHSLVPMRKAFKGSFLVAGGYDREDGNRAIVENRADLVVYGRLFLANPDLPKRFKLNAPLNKYNRDTFYISDPVLGYSDYPSLEDIA; encoded by the exons AGTTGTTTTGGCACCAATGGCCAGACAGAGATCTTATGGCAATGTTCCTCAGCCACATGCTATCTTATATTATTCTCAGAGAACCTCCAAAGGTGGTCTACTGATAGCTGAATCCACTGGAGTTTCTGACACTGCTAATGG GCACCCATACAAACCTGGTATATGGACAAAAGAGCAAGTTGAAGCCTGGAAACCCATCGTAGATGCTGTTCATGCCAAAGGAGGAGTTTTCTTTTGTCAAATTTGGCATGTGGGGAGGGTTTCAAATCAAG GTTTTCAGCCAAACGGTCAAGCTCCAATTTCTTCCACTGATAGGCCTTTAACCCCTCAAATTCAAGCTAATGGAATTGACATTGCCGAATTCACTCCTCCAAGGCGGCTAAGCATAGAGGAAATTCCTCAAATTGTAAATGATTTCAGACTTGCTGCAAGGAATGCTATTGAAGCTG GCTTTGATGGAGTAGAGATCCATGGGGCTCATGGTTACCTAATTGACCAGTTTATGAAGGATCAAGTGAATGATCGAACGGATCAATATGGTGGATCCCTTGAAAATCGTTGCCGGTTTGCTCTGGAAATAGTTGAAGCTGTTTCTAATGAGATAGGAGCAGACAAGGTTGGAATAAGGCTATCTCCTTTTGCAGACTACATGGAATCCGGAGACTCAAATCCAGAAGCTTTAGGCCTTTACATGGCTGAATCCTTAAACAAATATGAGATTCTTTATTGCCACATGGTTGAACCAAGAATGAAGACAGTTGAAGAAAAGAGTGAATGTCCCCATAGTCTTGTGCCAATGAGAAAGGCTTTTAAGGGTAGCTTTTTAGTTGCTGGGGGTTATGATAGGGAAGATGGGAATAGAGCTATTGTTGAAAACCGTGCAGATCTTGTTGTTTATGGTCGTCTGTTTTTAGCCAATCCTGATTTGCCTAAGAGATTTAAGCTCAATGCTCCTCTCAACAAGTACAATAGAGACACATTCTACATCTCTGACCCTGTCCTTGGATACAGTGATTATCCATCCCTTGAAGACATTGCTtag
- the LOC115961086 gene encoding TMV resistance protein N-like has protein sequence MASTSSERPSSSYSTPRQQYDVFISFQGEDTRNTFTDHLYEALERAHFVVFRDDKSIQPGEYISSALIEAIEGSQYAIVVLSENYASSKWCLDEFVKIVECKNKTGQTVLPVFYNVKPSNVRKQTGPFAIDIAHGTSVNDERIQKWRDALRLVANIAGWDMDLSSKSSVAVIQAIVKLIRESVDGNNFLNISKDLVGMESSVKEMMDLVNKRLKDVLFIGIWGVGGVGKTTLAEIIYCEISQDFDDKSFIYFKHDTETGNLVSYQKEVLKHIFKREFNITSIYSGKQIIRKMLCGRKVLIALDNVSKKGQLDAIVGSHDWFAQGSRINITSEDKQLLVTHEVDDIYEVKPLDNYKALELFSWKAFKQAQPKNDFVDLSNDFVKYAQGLPLALECFGSFLHNKEIDVWKSYLGELEENSEGEILTKLEIIYKRILDKNVNELFLDIAFFFKGMEKNQVANILNDRGYLANLVFLQNNSLITIFQGKLWMHDLLQAMGRAMVHHEAIHEPGRRSRLWKYEDIFSILRNNTMEGLELIKICNAVRFWGLNHLSNQLRMMEWHDYPLKSMPRSFQPCNLVELTMPNSQLKQLPEVFNNLNLLRVMDLSYSQNLIKTLDFSGFQNLRSLTFQGCTRLYNVHPSVGALKNLTLLNLKDCESLKNLPQEIKLESLKVLILSGCARLKTLPEIGENMTRLSKLYLDRTAIKELPSSIKHLAGLTILNLKYCKYLSSFPSAICALTSLEILTLSGCKVQLPKTCHLPGLSLALWTYRFFYVQRPEPEPANLLLPESFSGLSSLKSLDLSDCNLSDGALPDLSSLSSLRSLNLSKNNFTRLPDAISKLSMLKLLFLDNCSKLQSLSCLSLSTKYVMARGCTSLENYSNNSVVWTSGEAGLAFIHCLSFLEDEEGKITEGFLLDSLLENGGKIIENSLPDIHFQPL, from the exons ATGGCTTCCACTAGCTCTGAAAGACCATCTTCATCATATTCAACACCTAGACAGCAATACGATGTTTTTATCAGTTTTCAGGGTGAAGACACCCGCAATACCTTTACAGACCATTTATATGAGGCATTGGAACGGGCGCACTTTGTTGTATTTAGAGACGACAAAAGTATCCAACCAGGAGAATATATTTCTTCAGCGCTCATTGAGGCAATAGAAGGGTCCCAGTATGCAATCGTTGTTTTATCAGAAAATTATGCTAGTTCCAAGTGGTGTTTggatgaatttgtcaaaattgttGAATGCAAAAATAAGACGGGACAAACAGTGTTGCCGGTCTTTTACAATGTAAAACCCTCTAATGTACGCAAACAGACTGGGCCATTTGCAATTGATATTGCTCATGGAACCAGCGTCAACGATGAGAGGATACAGAAGTGGAGGGATGCATTGAGACTAGTGGCCAATATAGCCGGATGGGATATGGACCTAAG TTCTAAATCAAGCGTCGCCGTCATTCAGGCAATTGTTAAACTTATAAGAGAATCTGTTGATGGAAACAACTTCCTAAATATTTCCAAAGATCTTGTTGGAATGGAATCCAGTGTGAAGGAAATGATGGATTTAGTAAATAAAAGGTTGAAAGATGTTCTCTTTATTGGGATTTGGGGGGTTGGTGGGGTGGGAAAGACAACTTTGGCGGAAATTATTTATTGCGAAATTTCTCAAGATTTTGATGACAaaagctttatttattttaaacatGATACAGAAACTGGAAATCTAGTTTCTTATCAAAAGGAAGTTCTTAAGCACATTTTCAAAAGAGAATTTAATATAACAAGTATTTATAGTGGAAAGCAGATTATTAGGAAAATGCTCTGTGGTAGAAAGGTTCTTATTGCTCTTGATAATGTGTCTAAAAAAGGCCAACTAGATGCAATTGTGGGGAGCCATGATTGGTTTGCTCAAGGGAGTAGAATCAATATAACAAGTGAAGACAAACAGTTGTTGGTAACACATGAAGTGGATGATATATATGAGGTAAAGCCACTAGATAATTATAAAGCGTTGGAGCTCTTTAGTTGGAAAGCCTTTAAGCAAGCCCAACCTAAAAATGATtttgtggatttgtcaaatgATTTTGTGAAGTATGCTCAAGGCCTTCCTTTAGCTCTTGAATGTTTTGGTTCCTTCTTGCATAACAAAGAAATAGATGTATGGAAAAGTTACTTGGGTGAACTAGAGGAAAACTCTGAAGGGGAAATTTTGACTAAACTTGAAATTATTTATAAGAGAATATTGGACAAGAATGtgaatgaattatttttggacattgcatttttcttcaaggGAATGGAAAAAAATCAAGTTGCAAATATTCTAAATGATCGTGGTTATCTTGCAAACCTAGTATTTCTACAGAACAATTCTCTCATTACTATTTTTCAAGGAAAATTATGGATGCATGATTTGCTACAAGCAATGGGTAGGGCAATGGTTCATCATGAAGCAATACACGAGCCTGGAAGACGAAGTAGATTGTGGAAGTATGAGGATATCTTTTCTATACTGAGGAATAATACT ATGGAAGGACTAGAGTTGATTAAGATCTGCAATGCAGTCCGTTTTTGGGGCCTTAATCATCTTTCTAATCAATTACGAATGATGGAATGGCATGATTATCCATTGAAATCCATGCCAAGGAGTTTTCAACCATGCAATCTTGTTGAACTTACTATGCCTAATAGCCAGCTTAAGCAACTACCAGAAGTATTTAAT AATTTGAACCTGCTAAGAGTTATGGACCTTAGTTACTCTCAAAACTTAATCAAGACTCTTGATTTCAGTGGATTTCAAAATCTTAGGAGTTTAACTTTTCAAGGTTGTACAAGACTGTATAATGTTCATCCATCAGTTGGAGCTCTCAAAAATCTTACTTTATTAAATCTAAAAGATTGTGAAAGTCTTAAGAACCTTCCACAGGAGATCAAATTAGAATCCCTTAAAGTTCTTATTCTATCAGGCTGTGCAAGACTCAAGACGCTTCCAGAGATTGGGGAAAATATGACACGCTTGTCAAAGCTTTATTTGGACAGGACTGCCATAAAAGAACTACCATCATCAATCAAACATCTAGCTGGCCTGACCATATTGAATCTTAAATATTGCAAGTACCTCTCGAGTTTTCCTAGTGCCATTTGTGCTTTGACATCTCTTGAAATCCTTACTCTATCTGGATGTAAGGTTCAACTACCAAAAACATGCCATTTACCCGGGCTCTCCCTTGCTTTATGGACATATAGATTTTTCTATGTTCAACGTCCTGAACCAGAGCCCGCCAACCTGCTGTTACCCGAGTCATTCTCAGGATTAAGCTCTTTAAAATCTCTTGATCTAAGTGATTGCAATTTGTCAGATGGAGCACTCCCTGATCTTAGTAGCTTATCCTCACTGCGGTCTCTGAATCTGAGCAAAAACAATTTTACACGCTTGCCTGATGCCATTTCAAAACTTTCTATGCTTAAACTTCTTTTCTTGGATAATTGTAGCAAGCTTCAATCATTGTCATGTCTTTCATTAAGTACGAAGTATGTAATGGCACGAGGATGTACTTCATtggaaaattattcaaataactCTGTTGTCTGGACTTCGGGTGAAGCAGGATTGGCTTTTATTCATTGCCTTAGCTTTCTTGAggatgaagaaggaaaaatcaCCGAGGGTTTTTTGCTGGACAGCTTGCTCGAGAATGGAGGCAAAATAATTGAGAATTCTTTGCCAGATATACACTTCCAGCCATTGTGA
- the LOC115961088 gene encoding probable disease resistance protein At5g66900: protein MDEPLKVLKTKLLEEKKQKQQLLLTAPGGCGKTILVKMLGHDQEIKAPFVGGASLEATLEEVLQGTLSLKMGRLSYLVPSPPDFTVWLDVPLEVLKTQLLKEKKQQLLLTAPGGCGKTALMKRLGHDQEIKGAYNLKGIPKFLILQIMRGCGGFPLALEVNGKSLCGKPLEAWRSRARKWSNGHSIFNTSSDLLHCLRKSLEFLDDKDILKDCFMDLGSFAESQRIDVPSLIDIWEVLHDFDEDGNDAIDSLHELTTRNLATLVMTRDGDFILLSDILVVKESKDASENNSYPTSYNEDFVTQHDLLRELAMYESSQEPIGQRKRLIMDINKNTLPKWCTEQDQHLINACLLSISTDELFLSCWCNIQAPKVEVLILNFQTQNYSLPDFMFKMDKLKVLMINNYGYFPAELRNFQLLKSLPNLKTIKLEKVSIPSICKAPVLLNSLKKISLFMCKIGQAFQNFTIQVPDALPNLMEINIDYCNDLVELPAMLCDVIFLKKLSITNCHQLSALPNGIGKLVNLEVLRLGSYTDLSELPESIRSFHKLCILDISDCLGIRHLPKDIGELCNLKELHMKGCLSLRKGLPQSTTNLEQLKLVICDEERAKFWEPIKEVLTNLEVKAAEKDTNLTWLLKP from the exons ATGGATGAACCTTTGAAGGTCTTAAAGACTAAGCTGCTAGAGGAGAAGAAGCAGAAGCAGCAGCTTCTATTGACTGCTCCTGGTGGATGTGGGAAGACCATATTGGTGAAAATGCTTGGTCATGACCAGGAAATTAAAG CACCATTTGTAGGAGGGGCCTCTCTGGAAGCAACGCTTGAAGAAGTATTGCAG GGAACACTGAGCTTGAAGATGGGTAGGTTGTCGTACTTAGTTCCTAGTCCCCCAGATTTTACTGTTTGGCTGGATGTGCCTTTGGAAGTGTTGAAAACTCAGCTGTTGAAGGAGAAGAAGCAGCAACTTCTACTGACTGCTCCTGGCGGATGCGGGAAGACTGCATTGATGAAAAGGCTTGGTCATGACCAAGAAATTAAag GTGCGTACAATTTAAAAGGGATACCCAAG TTTCTTATATTACAAATAATGAGAGGCTGTGGGGGGTTCCCACTAGCCCTCGAAGTGAATGGCAAATCACTCTGTGGGAAGCCTTTGGAGGCTTGGCGCAGTAGAGCTAGGAAATGGTCAAATGGTCATTCTATTTTCAATACTAGTTCTGATCTGCTTCATTGTCTTCGGAAAAGCCTAGAATTTTTGGATGATAAGGACATTTTGAAAGATTGTTTTATGGATCTAGGTTCATTTGCTGAAAGCCAAAGGATTGATGTTCCTTCCCTAATTGATATATGGGAAGTATTACATGATTTTGATGAAGATGGCAATGATGCCATTGACTCTTTACATGAACTCACCACCCGGAATCTGGCTACTCTAGTGATGACAAGGGATGGtgactttattttattgtctGATATTCTTGTAGT GAAAGAATCGAAAGATGCAAGTGAGAACAACAGTTATCCTACTAGCTATAATGAAGACTTTGTCACACAACATGATCTTCTTAGGGAGCTAGCTATGTATGAGAGCAGCCAGGAGCCAATAGGACAAAGGAAACGATTGATTATggacataaataaaaacactttaCCAAAGTGGTGTACGGAACAGGATCAGCACCTCATCAATGCCTGCTTATTATCTATCTCAACTG ATGAATTATTCTTGTCATGTTGGTGCAACATTCAAGCCCCCAAAGTTGAGGTTCTAATTCTGAACTTTCAGACACAGAATTACAGCTTACCTGATTTCATGTTTAAAATGGATAAACTCAAGGTTTTGATGATAAATAATTATGGTTACTTTCCTGCCGAATTAAGAAATTTTCAACTACTCAAGTCTCTACCCAATTTAAAGACAATTAAATTGGAGAAGGTTTCTATCCCTTCCATTTGCAAGGCCCCTGTATTGTTGAATAGTTTGAAGAAAATATCCTTATTTATGTGTAAAATTGGTCAAGCTTTTCAGAATTTTACTATCCAAGTTCCAGATGCATTGCCAAATCTAATGGAGATAAACATCGACTATTGCAATGATCTGGTTGAATTGCCTGCAATGTTGTGTGATGTTATCTTCCTTAAAAAACTCAGCATCACCAATTGTCATCAACTGTCTGCACTTCCTAATGGAATTGGAAAGCTAGTGAATTTAGAAGTGCTCAGGCTTGGGTCCTATACCGATTTATCAGAGTTGCCAGAGTCAATAAGAAGCTTCCATAAGTTGTGCATTCTTGACATATCCGATTGCCTAGGCATTAGACACTTGCCAAAAGACATTGGTGAGTTATGTAATTTAAAAGAGCTCCACATGAAAGGGTGCTTGAGCTTGCGTAAAGGGTTGCCACAATCAACTACAAATCTTGAGCAATTGAAGCTTGTGATATGTGATGAAGAGAGGGCCAAGTTCTGGGAGCCTATCAAGGAAGTTCTTACCAATCTAGAGGTCAAGGCGGCTGAAAAAGATACCAACTTGACTTGGCTTCTCAAACCATGA